The DNA window TGAATGTGATGCCGTCCAACACCGTATCATCCGAGGTGTATGCATAGGTCAGTTCTTCAACTCGCAGCAATTCCATTAGCCTAGAAACCACACGGCTACTAGCACTATCAATGACAGCAGAGCCGCTAGCAATCCCGACAGTGACATCGGAGGCAGGGGCAGAACACGGAATGTGCCGTCGTAGCCCCTCGCTACCATCGCATCGGCAATGCGCTCGGACCTTAGGTAGGCTCGCAAAGCCAGAGATCCGCTCAGTCTGGCACCGACTACTACGGCTCGGGCTACTCCGGGAGGTGGGCGGCGGGCGGCGTAAGCACGCGCCATGCTGGTGGCCTCGGCTCCCAGCACCGACAGGAAGCGACAGGCGAGTGCGGCGATTGCCACCATGACGCCCGGCCCCCTGAACCATGCCATCGCTGCTACCGTCTCGGCGAAGGGTGTAGTCCACGTGTATGCGAGAGCGCACAGTGCTATCAGCACAGCCCGTAACCAGAGTGTCAGCAGACTGGCAGGGTCGGCGCCGAACAACACACCAATGCACCCGAATGGCAGGAGGACGAGGAACGGTAATAGTCTCCACGCCAGCCACCGCAGCGAAACACGCCCTGCCAAGACGACCGACACGACTAAAACAGAATAACCTATCAGCGATGCGGTGCGCGTCGTCGGCGTCAGACCAACGCAGAGGATGAGGCCGGTCAGGAATAGTAGCCGCACTCGTACGTCGAGGCGACTCACGATTTCGACCACGAACGTCGCAGCACGGCGAGAGCGACCGTGGGCGCCACTGCTATCTGCAGCACCACACCAGGCAATCCGGAAATGACCGCGGCCGAGGCTGTGATGTCCGGTGGCAGGCTCAGCAGGCTTGACAGCCACGCAACCACACCGTACGTCACAGCGATTCTCAGTAGCAGAGCGACGGCAGCAGCTATCCATACGGAGGCTCCCACATGTCGCAACACCGAAGCAGAGATGACCAGCACGCCCAGCTCGATGGTCATGAGCAGAGCAAACGGTAGCGGGGGCATGCCGGTCAGGCCCATGGATACCCATGGCATCAACACGGCGGCACTCAGAGCGCTAGCAGGTGACAGCAGCAATCCAGCCAACAGGGCGGGGAGATGCATCGGGAGCAGCGTCGCGCCTTGACCAACAAGATGGAAAAGCTGAGGTAGTACTACTCCAAGTGCACATAGCACTGCGGCCAGAGACACCTCTCTCGCACGCTGCCTGGCTGCCGCTACGGACGTGCTATTCACCGGCCTTCGTCTCGACCACCTCATATAGCATCGAGGGTTCGGCAGCATACACACGATAGGCGGTCTCGTCCTCGCCCACTGCCTGGTACCACTCGTCGAACAGGCGTTCTGCCTCGGGGCGCAGGTGGAACTCCAAGCCCTCGCCGCTCTCCGTGTTCACCGTGCGCACACACACGGTGTCCGAATGCTTTGCCTCTATGTTCCGCTTGCCATAGGTGGCGCCCGTTCCTAGCTGCAGCCCGTCCAGCAGGCAGGAGACTGGAGGCTCTAGTGTGCACTCGGCTTTCACATCGAGGCCCCAGTGCGGCTCCGCGTTCAGTCGCCTAACAGCCTCGTGACCGATTTTCAGACCCAGCGCTAACCACGGCCCCAGGTGACCGTGAAACGACCGTGCCACCTCCCAGTTCACTTCGGCAGTCATCGGTGCAGCGTGCGTGCAGTCCATCTCGCAGGGTCCTCCTCCACGTCTGCCAGCACTCGCAACCGGAAGGCGCGAAGGTGCCGGGTGAAACGATTCTACCGGTCGCGGAGCGGCGGGGCCAGGCCAGGGGGCCCTTAGGCATGATCGCGGACGACGGACTTCACCTCGGGCAGTGCGGCGAGGCGGTCAATCACCGAGTGGAGGTCCGCGCGCGAACCCGCAAGCGTGAGGTCCAACACGGCGCCGTCGTGCCGGCTGGAGCGTTGGGATCGCATCAGCTCGATGCCGGACTCCTCGAGTAGGGCGAACACCGATGCAGCAGGCGCGCCGACCTGAAGCGTCACCTCCAAGTCGCAGTGGGCGCGGTTCCCGAAGGCGCGATCGGTCAACACGTCCACCACTCCAAGTGTCAGCAGGGCAAGCAGAGTCGCAGCGACGGCAATCAAGTAATACTCGCCTCCTACCCCTACCGCCATACCAATAGCGGCAGAGATCCACACACTCGCAGCGGTAGTAAGGCCGCGAATCTCGCCCCCTCGACGCATGATTGCCCCCGCGCCCAGAAAGCCGACGCCGGTCACGATCTGTGCGGCCACCCGCGAGTTGTCGGTACCGCTCCCGAACTGGGCCGAGAGCTCGGTGAAAAGAGTGCAGCCCAAGACGATGAGCATGTGGGTGCGCACACCTGCCGGTCGTCCCGCGCGCTCGCGCTCCCACCCGATCACCCCGCCGAGGAGCGCGGACAAACCGAGCTTCGCCAGGATCTCCAGGAAGTCGGGGACGTCCTGTATGAGTGCTATTGCAGTCGGCATCATCAGAAGAGCGTTTCCGCGGGTCCCGCGCTCTGTCCTTCGCCCAAGTCCTTCAAGCGACTAAGGAACTCGTCCTCGGTCAGCACTGGTACTCCGAGCTCTCGCGCGCGGTCCAGTTTGGAGCCTGCCTTCTCGCCTGCTACCACGAAGTCGGTCTTCGAGCTTACGCTGCTTGCAGCACGTCCACCCATGCTGCGTACCAGCGCCTCGGCTTCCTCGCGGCTCATGTGCTGAAGCGTTCCGGTGAACACGAACGTCTGACCCTCGAAAAGCGATCCCTGCGCCTGGCTCGGGCCCTCCGGCTTCAGGTGTTCCAGCAGCCGTCTTACCAACCGGACATTCTCATCTCGTCGGAAGAACTCCATTACCTCGGTGGCTGTGGCTGGCCCGACATCTTCCGTGCCGAGCAATTCCTGTTCGTCCGCCTCCATCAGTCGTTCGAACGACCCGAAGCGCTGAGCGAGGTTTCTTGCAGCGGAAGCGCCCACGTGCCGGATGCCGAGTGCGAACAAAACCCGCTCCAGCGGGCGCGTCCGCGAGTCCTCGATGGCAGCGAGTAGCTTGGCGACGCTCAGTTCCCCGAGTCCCTCCACCTGCTCCAACTCCTTCTGTCTCTCGTGAAGCACGTACAGATCGGCTGCGTCGGTGATGAAACCCTTCTCCACCAGCAGAGCGACTATCTTGTCGCCCAGCCCCACGATGTCCATGGCATCTCGGCTCGCGAAATGCCTGATGCGCTCGAGCGTCTGGGCTGGGCAGGCGAAGTTTACGCATCGCCGAGCGGCTTCTTCCTCGCTCTTCTCCACCATTGAGCCGCATGCCGGGCAGTGGGTCGGCGGAACGATGGGGCGCGACTCCGGCGACCGCTCCACCACGGCCACGACCTCCGGAATCACCTCACCTGCGCGCCGCACCGAAACCCGGTCGCCTATCTGCAATCCCTTGCGCTCGATCTCCCCCTCGTTGTGCAAGGTCGCTCGCGAAACCGTAACTCCTCCAACGGATACGGGCTGGAGCTCGGCAACGGGGGTCAGCACGCCCGTCCTGCCCACCTGCCAGGTCACATCCAGAATAACCGTCTGCTCCTCGGCGGCAGGGAACTTGAAGGCGATTGCCCACCTCGGCCCTCGTGCTGTGCTGCCTAGCTCCGCCTGCAGAGCCAGCGAGTTCACCTTGAACACGAGGCCGTCGGCATCGAAGGGAAGCTCTTCGCGAGCCGTACGCCAATGCTCGGTGAACTCCACGCACTCCTCGATACCATTCAAGAGCCGAGCGTGAGGGTTGATCGGGAAGCCCAGTCGCGAAAGCCACTGCAGAAGCTCCGACTGCGTACTGACGCCGGTGATCTCCGGCCTTCCGATGCCGTATGCCCAGAACCCCAGCTTTCGCGAAGCAGTTACCTTCGAGTCGAGCTGACGCATGGATCCGGCCGCTGCGTTGCGGGGGTTGGCAAAGGGGGCTTCACCATTCTCCTCGCGTTCGCGGTTCACGCGGGCGAACTCGGGGTGAAGCATGTACACCTCGCCTCGCACTTCGAGAGGGCTCGGGACGGCGCCTTCGAGACGGAGCGGGATCGCGCGGATCGTCTTGGCGTTCGGCGTGACGTTTTCCCCCGTCCGCCCATCCCCGCGCGTAGCGGCCGTGGTCAGCACTCCTTCCTCATACGTGAGCGAGATGGCCAGACCGTCAATCTTCAGTTCGCCCATGTATGCGACCGACTGGTCCCCCTGCAGTCCCAGCGCGCGGCGCACCCGTGCGTCGAAGGCCCGCAGCTCGTCGGGTCCGAAGGCGTTGTCCAGACTAAGCATCGGAGTTAGGT is part of the Fimbriimonadia bacterium genome and encodes:
- the ligA gene encoding NAD-dependent DNA ligase LigA, with the translated sequence MTADPETRIRELRDQIERANRMYYQLDAPEISDAEYDALMRELLELEEAHPELQSPDSPSQRVGAPPLPQFSPHTHLTPMLSLDNAFGPDELRAFDARVRRALGLQGDQSVAYMGELKIDGLAISLTYEEGVLTTAATRGDGRTGENVTPNAKTIRAIPLRLEGAVPSPLEVRGEVYMLHPEFARVNREREENGEAPFANPRNAAAGSMRQLDSKVTASRKLGFWAYGIGRPEITGVSTQSELLQWLSRLGFPINPHARLLNGIEECVEFTEHWRTAREELPFDADGLVFKVNSLALQAELGSTARGPRWAIAFKFPAAEEQTVILDVTWQVGRTGVLTPVAELQPVSVGGVTVSRATLHNEGEIERKGLQIGDRVSVRRAGEVIPEVVAVVERSPESRPIVPPTHCPACGSMVEKSEEEAARRCVNFACPAQTLERIRHFASRDAMDIVGLGDKIVALLVEKGFITDAADLYVLHERQKELEQVEGLGELSVAKLLAAIEDSRTRPLERVLFALGIRHVGASAARNLAQRFGSFERLMEADEQELLGTEDVGPATATEVMEFFRRDENVRLVRRLLEHLKPEGPSQAQGSLFEGQTFVFTGTLQHMSREEAEALVRSMGGRAASSVSSKTDFVVAGEKAGSKLDRARELGVPVLTEDEFLSRLKDLGEGQSAGPAETLF
- a CDS encoding MgtC/SapB family protein, with amino-acid sequence MMPTAIALIQDVPDFLEILAKLGLSALLGGVIGWERERAGRPAGVRTHMLIVLGCTLFTELSAQFGSGTDNSRVAAQIVTGVGFLGAGAIMRRGGEIRGLTTAASVWISAAIGMAVGVGGEYYLIAVAATLLALLTLGVVDVLTDRAFGNRAHCDLEVTLQVGAPAASVFALLEESGIELMRSQRSSRHDGAVLDLTLAGSRADLHSVIDRLAALPEVKSVVRDHA
- a CDS encoding formylmethanofuran dehydrogenase translates to MDCTHAAPMTAEVNWEVARSFHGHLGPWLALGLKIGHEAVRRLNAEPHWGLDVKAECTLEPPVSCLLDGLQLGTGATYGKRNIEAKHSDTVCVRTVNTESGEGLEFHLRPEAERLFDEWYQAVGEDETAYRVYAAEPSMLYEVVETKAGE